A single Neoarius graeffei isolate fNeoGra1 chromosome 23, fNeoGra1.pri, whole genome shotgun sequence DNA region contains:
- the mb21d2 gene encoding LOW QUALITY PROTEIN: nucleotidyltransferase MB21D2 (The sequence of the model RefSeq protein was modified relative to this genomic sequence to represent the inferred CDS: deleted 1 base in 1 codon) — protein MRSVLLVLGQGADRAREEEAPEEGGAGRCAVSMVKMAAPGLSGASSSSSSSPTAAANTAIGTRLACAPELDFRSGSRMDELNRLIQEFSKHDQREYDDQRALEIHTAKDFIFSMLGMVQKLDQKLPVANEYLLLSGGVRDGVVDMDLDELGVYNRGSDYDMAFTLLVPALKLHDRNQPVTLDMRHSALGHSWLSLRLFDEGTITRWRDCCMMADHINGTTNYFFSPTLVADWFQEAVALVLAEVQRKPQRGMPRVERVERHSTLLSMILGVGSSRMLYDIVPVVSFKGWPAVAQSWLMENHFWDGKITEEEVISGFYLLPACSVSGRRENEWRLSFARSEVQLKKCISPGLMQAYQACKAIIVKMLAQPMAVGPYHLRSIMLWACDRLPANYLAQEDFAAHFLLGLIDDLQHCLVNKSCPNYFIPQCNMLEHLCDETAMFHARKLALVRSDPAEHLRATIEQAKNANRLTQEMQRRGSSSGLPSPQTDVSSSDHQQPDDRLAKKLQQLVTENPGKSISVFINPDDVSRPHFRIDDKFF, from the exons ATGCGTAGTGTGCTGCTCGTGCTCGGGCAGGGCGCGGATCGCGCGCGTGAAGAGGAGGCgccggag gagggaggggcggGGCGGTGTGCTGTTTCTATGGTGAAGATGGCGGCGCCTGGGCTGAGCGGAGCatcgagcagcagcagcagcagcccgaCCGCTGCGGCCAACACCGCCATCGGCACCCGGCTCGCGTGCGCACCGGAGCTGGATTTCAGGTCCGGAAGCAGGATGGACGAACTGAACCGACTCATTCAGGAATTCAGCAAACACGACCAGCGCGAGTACGACGACCAGCGCGCGCTGGAGATCCACACGGCCAAGGACTTCATCTTCTCCATGCTCG GCATGGTGCAGAAGCTTGACCAAAAGTTGCCGGTTGCTAACGAGTACCTGCTCTTATCGGGTGGAGTCCGTGATGGCGTTGTGGACATGGATCTGGATGAACTGGGAGTGTATAACCGAGGCTCAGACTATGACATGGCCTTCACGTTACTGGTTCCTGCACTGAAGCTGCATGACCGCAACCAGCCTGTCACATTGGACATGCGCCACTCAGCACTGGGTCACTCCTGGCTCAGCCTGCGGTTATTTGACGAAGGCACCattacacgctggagggactgctGCATGATGGCGGACCACATAAACGGCACCACTAACTACTTTTTCTCACCCACCCTGGTGGCCGACTGGTTCCAGGAAGCAGTGGCGCTGGTGCTGGCCGAGGTGCAGCGAAAGCCGCAGCGGGGAATGCCAAGGGTGGAACGTGTGGAGCGCCACAGCACGCTTCTTTCAATGATCCTTGGAGTGGGTAGCAGCCGTATGCTCTATGACATTGTACCAGTGGTGTCATTCAAAGGTTGGCCTGCAGTTGCTCAAAGCTGGCTGATGGAGAACCACTTCTGGGATGGGAAGATCACCGAGGAGGAGGTTATAAGTGGTTTCTACCTGCTTCCCGCTTGCTCGGTTTCTGGTCGAAGGGAAAACGAATGGCGGCTGTCCTTCGCCCGGAGTGAGGTTCAGCTGAAGAAGTGTATCTCACCAGGCCTCATGCAAGCATACCAAGCCTGTAAGGCTATTATTGTCAAGATGCTTGCCCAGCCTATGGCTGTTGGCCCCTACCATTTGCGCAGCATAATGCTGTGGGCTTGTGACCGCTTGCCAGCAAACTACTTGGCACAAGAAGACTTTGCTGCCCACTTTCTGCTGGGTCTCATCGATGACCTGCAGCACTGCCTTGTCAACAAGAGCTGCCCCAATTATTTCATCCCGCAGTGCAACATGTTGGAGCACCTGTGCGACGAGACAGCAATGTTTCACGCTCGCAAACTTGCCCTGGTGCGCTCTGATCCGGCTGAACACCTTCGTGCTACCATCGAGCAAGCCAAGAACGCCAACCGCTTGACGCAGGAAATGCAGAGGCGTGGAAGTTCCTCTGGCCTTCCTTCACCGCAAACTGATGTTTCCTCGTCTGATCACCAACAACCTGATGACCGGCTTGCCAAAAAACTCCAGCAGCTGGTTACAGAGAACCCGGGCAAGTCCATCTCCGTGTTCATCAACCCGGATGATGTCTCACGACCACACTTCCGCATTGATGATAAGTTCTTCTAA